The DNA segment TTTTCACGTCACCGAGCCGCGATCGGAGCTGCGGTTTGAGGGACTCGTGGCGCGATTCACGCGAGTCCAACTTGCCTCATGAGGCCTACGAGGTCGTAGAAGAGCCGCTCTTCCGTGATTTCCCCCTTCTCGTTCCACGTGGCCACCGTACAGAACTCCACATGGAAACTCTTCCCAGTCGGCGGGATGACCTTTCCGTCCGCGGTCTTCATCGGTCCCTTCATCGTGCCGGAGAATTCCGCGATGGAGCACGTGTGCGTTCCTTTCTCGTTGGCGAACAGAATCTTGTACGGGCGGTTGATTAGGTGGTTGTCGGGGAAGGTCTTGAAAAATTCCTTCGCCTCGACCTCGTGGTTGTGTCGTCCCCGCGTGGGCTCGGGCTGGCCGGGCCAGTAAACGGCGGTGTCCTCGGCGTGTCGCCTCCGGAACACAGGCCAGTCCTGCTTGTTCCACGCATCGTCCAGAGTCGTCATCAACTCAATGAGCTCTTGTTGTTCCATGCCGAACCCCTATCTCCACATCCATCGGGCCCTCAATAACTCTGGCATTCCGTGCCACGCGGAGCCAATCCCGGGGCTGAGCGGAAGACGCGTGGGCGCGGGCCCGACCCGTGAGATGGGTTTCCGAGCTCGTCCACGGCGCATTCATATCCGAGTCGCTCCGTGTCCGGAGCTAGGATGGACCCTGCTCGCCGCCGCGAGGTCGCTGGATGGGTCATTGCAGGCGGTGCGGGGCTTTGGATGGTCGGGAAGATCCTCCTGCTGAGCTTGCCGCTCGCGGCGGCTCAGAAGTCGGTCTCGCAGGCCGCCATGGTGGCCGCGGCGTTTGCATCCGAAGGATTCGGATCTGTGCTCCTCGCAATCGGATTGCTCGCCTTCGAGGGCGCAACGTCCGATCTCTGGATCCCCAGTCCCCGTAGCAAGCCGTCGTCCGCGGGAGCCGTGACTCGAAGACCCGGATGGATCGCGAGAGCCAGTTTCATCGTCTCTTCGATCCTCAACTTCGCGACCGCGAGAGAAGCGAGTACATCGGGAACCTCTGTTTCCGTAGGCATGGTCGGGAGCTGGATGTTGTCTGCGATCTTCCTCGCGTTGGGCTGCTTCGCGTATGAGACGTTTGTGCGGAAGCTCACCCGCGTGACGGCCAGCCTGGCTTTCCCGCGGGCCGCAGGGCTGCGGAGGTACTCGGTCATCAACGTCCTCGGGGTTTCCCTCCTTTCGGGGGCCGTCTTTTCCGGGGCCGGCTTTCAGTCCACATTGATCGGAGCGCTCTCTTATTTTCTGGTTGGAATCGTCATTCCAATCGTCGGGATCATCGTTTCGGCGTTCTTGGTCAGAGATGGCCTTCGATTCGGGAGCATCGGACGCGTCGAAGGCGTCGCGGATGTAAACTCGTTCCTGAGCGCGAGCGCGCGCTCCCGACCCCCCGGTTCAAACGCGACCAGCTGGTCGTGCTATCTGGTGGAGCGACCCGAGGTCGTGCATCGGAGGGTACAAGCTCGACTCGTGTCGAGCGGATTCCGAATCACCGCGAACGTCGCGCCGCACGGCCTAGCTGCGGAGGTGCGACCGGTCAACCTCATGATTCTCATCGTCCTGGTCGTGCTTTTCTGGCCCGGGGCGATTCTCTACTACCTGATTCGGAAGAGGAATGCCGCCACGGTCGGGATTAAGGACATCGGCACCGGATCCTACGTGGTGGTCGACGCCGAAGGGGGGAAGGCCTCGGACGTCCTGCGCCTCGCCATCGCGAGCCTGACTCTCGCCCCTGCTCCACCAGGCGCAGCCTCTGCGCCTCCGGCCCCGGACTGACCCGGACCTGCGCCGCCATGTCCCTCCCAGGATCCCGAAGGACGTGGGATCGGGCTACTTCTTCGAGTATCCGCTCTGTTTGCTGTATGTACGGTGGTCCCAGAGGTAGAGGACCCAGATTCGTGCGCCTCCGGGTTCGCCGATCAGCGAGTAATAGCCTCGCCACCGGTCAGCCAGTTCAAACCGAAACAGGTTCGGTATGTCGGGTCCGTAGTCACGAGTGAGGACATCCGGCCAGCAATCCCTTGCGACAGGGTCACCGGCGGTCAAAGGGTTCGCCCACGAGCGTGTCTCGAATGTGGTGAGGCTTTTGAGCTTCGCCTTGGCTGAGCGCTTCTCGTTGTCATTTCCCTCCTTCGCCAAGCGGAGCCACTCGTCGCATACAGGGGAGGCTTCTACGGCGTATTCGAAGCCGAGCAGCTTGGGCTTGGCCAAACGGACCGCCTACGCGCCTCGCAGCCGAGCGCGCGGCGCGGCGGAGGTGCGAATCCAGAGCACCTTGCCGCCAGGGCCCTCGTCGTATACCATCTCGTGGTCGGCCATGTACTCGAGGCCCTCGTCTAGGAGCGGCTGGGCGATCCGGTTCCCTAGAGCCTGCCGAATCTTGTATCGCGTCATAGGCACGGCCTCTTTTCGGAGGACTTCCTCGATTGCCTTAAGAGTCGCCACGGTCGGCCCCTTCGGCGCTGTAAGCGAGGTCGAAGACGTCACCGGTACAGGATAAGGCTGCGATAGTATATTAACTCATACATTAACGAATCCGTTATCGTGGCGCAGCCATACCCCACGATGCTCGGCTCCGGCGTTTCCCAGTCATGTCGCGTCCATTGGATGCATCCCTTAGAGAGGGACGAGTTCACCTTGCCCTCGTCCATAAGTAGGGGCGAGTCCGAATGCGTGGGCCAGGATTCGAACCTGGGAACCCCTTCGGGAAGGGATCTTGAGTCCCTCGCCTTTGACCGGGCTTGGCTACCCACGCGCGTTCGCGGAGATGCCCGGCCCCGTAAAACCTTTCCTCCCGTGTGACGCTCGACGATCAGGGAAGGCTTTTTCCGCGCCACCGACTTGCGGCCCGAGAGGGTCTGATGGTCCAGTATTTCTCGGAGGCGTTCTTCGACGAGGTCGCGAACCGACTCAATGTGGATCCGGAGTGGGCGAAGAAGGCTTCGACCGTGACGACGAAGATCGTGCTCACGTGCACGGACCGGAACGCGTCGTTCCTGCTCGACATCGCCAACGGCATGGTGAGCGCCGCGCCTGTCGCCCCGGACGTCCCCGCCGAGTTCAAGTTCGAGGGCACGTACGATGCATGGACGCAGCTTGGCAAGGGGGAACGGGATTTCCAAGGGCTGGTGCTCGGCGGCCGAATCCGGTTTCGAGGCTCCATGCCGAAGGTCATGGCGCTCACCGGTCAGCTGAATCGCATCACGCAGGTGGCGCAGCAGGTCCCGAAGGAATTCTAGCGACACGCCGAAGGACGAGCGTCGCGACAAAGGCCGACGCGAGTTCGAGACAACCAAGGACGGCGGCGGTGCCCACGAAGACGAGAGTCCAGGGCTCGCCGAGGACCACCGACACGTTGTCCGGGCTCGCCCCGACGAAGTGATTGTAAAATCCATACGTGAACGATGCGGCCATGAACGCCGCGATGAGAGCGGCCGCCAGCGCGGGCCGCGATCGAAACAATCCGAGGGCCGCGACGGGCCCCACCCAAATCACGGCGACGATGAACGCGAGATCGAATCCCGCCGGGAGGATCTGGAGTGCGGCATGGGACGCGGCATGGACGATCGTCACCGCGAGATGCATCACGACGAGCCCAATCAGGATCGAGCCGAGACGCTCCACCCCCTCACGCCCTCCTGACAGGAAACCCTTCGGCTCTCATCGTCGCGACGACCTCATCGAGGCCCTGCTCGCAGGTCGGGAAGGCCGGACGCCATCCGAAGTCCTGCCGGAAGCGAGCGTTCGACGTCGCGAACGATGACCGGAGGAGCTCGGCCGTGTAGCGGCCGAGAGCGAGGCGCGCGATCCATGCGGGCATCTGCGTCGGTGGGGGTGCGCCCAGCCTCGTCGCGATGCTCCCGAGGAAATGCGCGAGGGCGACCGGACGATCGTCGACGACATGCCACACGCCGCTCCGGGGCGACTCGCTCGCCGCGACGAACGCGGCGGCCACATCGTCGGCGTGGACGACGGACCAGACCGGGGACGTCCCCCGAATCATGGCGGGCCTCCCGCGGGAGAGCGCTTCGGCCATGACGCGGGTGTGCCAGGCGTCGGCGCCGTAGAATCCGCCGCACCGGAGGGTCGCGGCAGCGAACCCGTGGCGGGCCCCGGCCCCGCGGGCAATCCGCTCGGCTTCCAAGGCGGACGCGAGCACCGGATCGGACACCGCGGGGGCGTCCTCGTCGAACGGCGATCCGTCGGGATTGCGGACGGCCCAGACGACGCTCTCCTGCACGTACGCCCTGGCGTGCACCCGCGACGCGGCCTCTGTGAGGGCCTTCGTCCCCTCGATCCGAATCCGATCGTTTTCGGCCCAATCTTTCGGAGACGTCCGCAGCTTCGTCGGAATCTTCGTCGCCGCTCGAATCACGACCTCGGCGCCCTCCGCGGCCCGCGCGAGCCCGTCCGGGTCGAACAGGCTGGCTCGACGCGGTTCACCTCCGAGGGAGCGGACGACCTTCGCGCCCGCGTCATCGCGGACCAAGCCGACGGCATGGTGGCCTCGTTCGGCGAGCCGATGCACAAGCCTGCGGCCCAGGACGCCGGTCGCACCGGCCACGAAGACGTTCACGGTCTCCGCCCAGTCCCGCCGTTCGCGGAGGCGGCGACGGGAAGCATCGGAGGCGATCCACTCGAGGCGAGGAGCGCGTCGACCCGCCTCGTGAACGCGACGCTCGCGAAGGCGCCGATGACCCCGCCGACGGCGAACAGGAGCGGGAACCAAGCCGGATTCGCCGCAATTCCGCCCGTCATCGCGACCACGGGCCCGCCGGCGAAGAAGCCGCCGAGGACCCCGCCCGCGATCCCCAGGAGCGGCGTCGTCACGCGCCGCGCGCGCTCGGACGGATAGCGCCTCACGATGAAATCAATTAGGGCGGCGGGGACGAGGATCAGCGCGAGGCCGAGCGACAGGGAGGCGGGGTCCGGCGGCGAGCCCATCAGCGCGTCCACCAGGGTGACGTCGATCGTGACGACGGTCAGGGTCGCGGTCGCGCCACCCCACCACGGTACGAGGCGCGCAGCGGACAGCGCGACGAACGGGAGCAGCGTCGCGAACAGCATCCCGACGACGCTCCGTTGCCACACCTCCGGCAGGAACGCCGGCTTCGTGAATCCCGGATAGGTGAAGACCCAGGTGAAGCCCCAGAGCGCGTAGAAGAGCGCGACGAATGCGACGGGCATGGCGGCGTACAGCAGCGGCCGGACCTTCGGGACCGCGGTCGCCCAAAAGGCGGGCGCCCGCGCGAGCACCACGAGACCGGACACGAAGCCGAATCCGGAGACGACCATCCCGTCGATCAGGAGGACGTGCGGCGGGCTTAGCGCGTCGTCCACCCCGTACGTCGCGTGCCACCACGTGTCGAATCCGCCCGCCACGAGCTGCATGACCAGGCCGACGAGCGCGACGCGGATCCCGATCCGAAGGGTCCGAGGCGGCACGGGTCCCAGGAACTGCATGAAGACCGCGCCGAACGCCGAGGCGAAGGCGACGGCGAGGCCGCTGTACAGGACGGTATGGGGCGGCGTCCAGAACACCTCGACGAGGCGGCGGATGTGCCACCGGATGTCCCAGTCCCCGCCGGTCATCTCGATGAGAATCGCGAAGCCGCCGATCGCATGGGCGAGGGCGAACAGCGAGTATGCCGTCCGCGGCGTGAAACGAAGGACCGCCATGCCTGCTCGCGGGCCGTATGCATCGCGGCTTTGTGAATCTGGCGGCCCCGCCGGCGTGCGAATCCAACCATTAAATACCGAGGGTCCCATCGTCTCGCGAGAAGGCCAATCGGGAGAATCGCCTTGGTCGATTTTGAACTCACGGAGGAGCAGCGGCTCCTTCAGAAGACGGCCCACGAGTTCGCCGAACGGGAGATGCGGCCGGTCGCCCTCGAGTACGACAAGAAGGGCGAGGTGCCGTGGGACATCATCAAGAAGGCGCACGCCCTCGGCCTCGACTCTGCGTTCATCCCCGAGGCGTACGGGGGCGGCGGGATCGACTCGACCTTGACGCACGTCATCGTGATGGAGGAGCTGAACTGGGGCTGCGCGGGCATGGCGACGGGCCTCATCGGCGCCGGCCTCGCGTACCTTCCGATCATCCACATGGGGACGGAGGACCAGAAGAAACGGTTCTTGACGCGCTTCACCGGGCCGGAGGCCCGCCTCGGCGCGCTGTGTCTCACCGAGCCGGACGCAGGCAGCGACGTGGCGAACATCTCGACGACGGCCGTCAAGAAGGGCAAGGAGTGGGTCCTGAATGGCGTGAAGCGCTTCATCACGAACGGCGGGATCGCGGATTTGCACATCGTCTTCGCGACGACCGACAAAGAGCGCGGGTATTTCGGGATCCGTGCGTTCGTCGTCGAGCACGATACCCCGGGCCTGAAGATGGGAAAGGTCGAGGACAAGATGGGCGTCCGGGCGAGCCATACGGCCGAGGTCATCCTGGACGACTGCCGCATCCCCGCGGACAACATACTCGGCTCCGACGAAGGCACGGCGTTCTACGGGGCGATGAAGACGCTCGAGTCGTCTCGGCCGCTCGTCGCGGCCGGCGCGGTCGGCATCGCGCGCGCGGCGTACGAGTACGCGCTCGAGTACGCGCGGAGGCGGAAGGCGTTCGGTTCGCCGATCGCGAAGAAGCAAGCGATCGCCTTCATGCTCGCGGATATGAAGACGAAGATCGAGGCGGCGCGCCTGCTTGTCTGGCGGGCGGCGTGGATGCTCGATCAAGGGATGCCGATGAACAAGGAGGCGAGCATCGCGAAGCTCCTCGCCGCCGACATGGCGATGGAGGTAACGACGGACGCGGTGCAAATCCTCGGCGGCGCGGGCTACATGAAGGACGAGCCCGTCGAGAAGTGGATGCGGGACGCGAAGATCTTCCAGATCTGGGAGGGCACATCGCAGATCCAGCGGCTCGTCATCTCGCGCGAGGAGATCGGCGAACTCTAGGGCGCTCGCGGCGCCTCGACCGAGGCGGGTTCCTCGACGAGGGACTTTAACTGCTTGCGTTGGTCGCGCGCCAAGTTGAGGTACTCGGCGAACTCCTCGTCGCTCATCGAGAGCAGCTTGGCCAGGTGCTGGACGTATTGCTTCACGAAGAAGTCGACGTCCTCGAGACCGGCAATCAATTCGGACCGTTCCGCGTTCTCGCCGATCGCCTCCATCCGCTTCTCGGTGTCCACGATCGCCGACACGACCTGCGGATCTTGACGCATCCGGATCCCGATCTTCTCGAGCGCCTGGAGCGCCTCGGTCGTCTTCGCCTCGGCGTACGCGGACGGGACGCTTTCGCCGTGGGACATGTTGAAAATCTCCGCGGTGGCCCGGTAGTACGTCTCGATGAAGTGGTCTACGCGCTCCTCCCGCGCCACCTCGACCATGCCCGCATCGCGGAGCTTGCGGATGTGATGGTAGATGGCCTGCGGCGTCAGGTTCAGCTCGCCCGCGATCTGGCTGACGGTCATTTCCTTCGCCCGGAGCAGGTAGATGACCCGCCGTCGAGTCTCGTCCCCGAGGAGCTGGAACGCCTCCGGGTCTTTGATGAGCTTGAAGGCCTTCATGGTCGCCTCGGTACAATACATATTTGTTGATGTTAATAATCGTTTCTGTAACTGAAACAGATGCTTTATTAACTACCGTTTCTATCACCCAAACATGCGTTATAATAAGAGAAACAGGAAGTTTGGAGGCGCAGGCGAGACTGCCCTCGAAGCCACGACCGCACGGGAGGGCGCCATCCGGGCGAGCGTCCTCGTGGCCGCGAACCCGTGGGTCCGGAGGTGGGCGCTCTGATCGGCATCAGCTCGTTAGACTGGCTCCCGACGTCGGTCCCGCGCACGAGCCCGCCGGGGCACGAACGGTATCTTCGCGCCGAGCTCGGGCCGGACCTCGTCGCGCGGCTCTCCCCCTCGCCCGGAGCGAAAGCCGCCATGGAATCCGATTGCTCCGACGACTCCCCCGAGCGCGGGCTTTTCGCGCGCGTGGCCCGCGCCTTAGCCTCGTTCTTCTGAATTCCCGTCGTCACGCTTAAGCCGCGCGTGCGCCCTCGCGCGCCTGTGTCCCTCCCGATGCCGACCCCGGTCCCGATCCCGGAGCCGCTTCGGCTGCCTCGTGGGAGCGTCCGCGGCGGCATCGCGATCCTCGTCGCCGCGACGTACGGGTATCTACTCGTCCTCGGGATTATGGTCCCGAGCGTCCTCGTCAACGCCGTCGTGGTCGTCGTCGCCTTCTTCTTCGGAAGCCATGCCACGACGCCCGCGCCGCAACCTCCGGGGCAGCCGCCCCCGCGTCGACCCCGGATCGTCCGCGGCCTCCTCCTCCTCGGGTTCCTGGCCCTCGCGGGCTGGTTCCTCGCGCACAATCCTTCCCCGTCGGGCGTTCCGAAGGAGCTGACGGCGGTGCTCGAGGTCCTTGCGGGCTACGTCGCCGGGTATGTCGTCTCGTGGCTCGTGCACCGTCGGGCGCATACCAGCTCGCTCCGGCGCCGGTTCGCGACGTTCTTCCGGGACGTCACCGCCATCGGCGCCCTCGCCCTCACCGGCTTCATCTGCTACGCGCTCGCGACGAACCTGGCGAGCGCCTTCGCGGGCGGCGCGGAGGAAGCCCTGTCGCTCGTCGTCACGTTCTACTTCGGCTCGCGGGTCATCCACTGATTCACGGCAGCAGAATTTCATTTTGGATAGGCGGCCGGGAACCTATTTAGTCGGGTCCGAGAACGGACGTCGCGGTCCCCCGATGGACGCGCTCTCCGTAGCGGTCGCGGTCGCCCTCCTGTCGTGCGTGGCCGGGTTCGCGCTGGGAAGCCGTCGCCGGGCGCGCACCGCCTCCCGTCCGCGGGGTTGGATGTGCCAAGTCTGCGCTCAGCCGAACGAGGCCGCCCTCGATCGCTGCTGGAGCTGCGGTCGCCGCATCGGCGATGTCCGGCACGATGCGTCGCACATCCCGCTCGCGTGGCGGTGGTCGTGCGGATCGTGCCGCGCTTGGAACGGCATCGCCCGTGGCGACTGCTGGCAGTGCGGCCGCGCGTATGCACCTAGTGAATGTCCGGCGCTTCCTCAAGAAAGTCGCGCTCGCGCATCTCGCGGCGCTTCCAGCCCTCGAGATCCCCGACAAAATATGGGAGAAGGCGCATCGAAACGTAGGAATTCATGAGCGGGATCCCGAGCTGCTCCGAGAAGACGAGCAGGTTCACCGCGTCGTTGTAACGGAGCCGCATCTTCATCGTCTCCGTGTAGAGATCGTACATGAAGAGGCCCCAGAGGATCTCCTTCACGATCTGCAGGGCCCGCCGGGCGCGGCTCAGGCTCTCCCCGATCCGAGCGCATGGGCCGGCGCGGCTAAACGTTTTCCTGACCCGAGGGCTTTAGGGGCGCGCCGCCATCCGCCCGACGTGGCGGACGTGGACTGGGGGCTGATCGCGGTCTTCGCGATCGCGGTCTTCTTCCTCGCATGGTACTACGGCGCGTTCCTCTACTCCCGTCGGCTCGCCGGACGGATCGCGACGGAACTCAAGGACGCCGTCCTCGCCCTGGGCGGCACGTCCCAGATCCGCTGGTTCGGGACGACCGCGTTCCGGATGACCACCGAGGGTGCGAACGCCCCGTTGCGGGACGTCTCGGTCACCGTGACCCTCCGGCCCCGGGAGATGCCCATCAACTGGGCGATCGGCACGGCCCAGGGCCGGCGCGATGCGGCGCTCGTCGAAGCATCGCTCCGCGTGAATCCACGGATCGGGTTCGAGCTGGTGGATCCGCGGACCCGGCTCGGGCGACGGCGCGCCCGCGCGAAGGGAGGGTGGTCCACGGTCACACTGGGCGGCCGGGAATGGCTCCTGTCCGCGGAGGACGAACATGAGGCCAGCCGACTCGTCGAAGCGCTGGGTTCGCCGCCGTTCGAACCGATCATGGCGTTGCACGTGACAGCCGGAAGCAAACCGGGTATCGCGGCCTCGGTTTCCGTCGAGAAAGGGCACGCGGCTCGAGGCCTCGCGGCGATCCAGGCGCTCGCGGAGCGCCTCGCGATCTAGTGGCAGCGGACTCGCTCGAGCGGAGGGATGAACGCCTCGAGCATCTCCGCGCTCCCCTTGTGCATGAAACGGAGGTCGATGCCCCGCTGCGTCTCGTCGCACCGGAAGGCGACGTGCAGGATCGTGTAGCGCTTCGTCCCGAAGAGCCCGAGGTTCGCGCCCCCGAGCGCGTACGTCGCATCGTGTCCTCCGACTCGGCAGGCGCCCGGGTGGGGCTCGAGGAGCTTGGGAGGGTCGATCGATCCGCGGGCCGTCCGGACATTGAGCTCGATTGCCCGACGCGCCTTCGAATCGACGAGCAACGCGGACGCGCGCCCCTCTTGGGCCCAACGGACCCCTTCCCAGGGGATCGTGTAGTCGATGTCCATCGGCGCGCGACCCAGCCGCAAGTCCCAGTTCTCCGGGAGCCGGAGGACGAGGAAGTTCGACGGCCCGAGGACGAAGTGCGTCGCGGCAATCACGTGTTCGCGGGTCGTCGGCTTCATGCCGCGCCCGCCAACTCGGCGGCGAAGGGAGGCGTGTACGACATTAGGTCCTCCGAGACCCGGCGGACCATGTCGACGCCCGCGACTTCCGACGAATAGAGCGGGATGTACGCGCGCACGAGCGGTCCGAGGTCCCGGTACAGGACTTTCATGTACCCCGTCTGCTCATGGTACTTGTTCGCCAGGTATTCGCCCGCGCCCTCCTGGAGGGCGACCTCGGGACGGAGGACCTCGTTCACGATCACGCCGCCGATCGGGATGTTGAACTTCTGGACCATCCCGATGAACCGACGGACGACGGCGATGGGCAGCGCGAGCGGCAGGGTGACGAAGAAGAACGCGGTCCGCTCCGGGTCGACTAGGACCCCCTTCGCCTTCTCGAACCTCTCGTTCATCGAGATGAGGTCCGCCATAAGCGGGTCCTTCTTGACCTCCTCCATCACCTTCTCCTTGCGGAAGGACAGTTGGACCCGCATGCTCAGCGCCTCCTTGCGGGAGTCGATCATGCGGGTGAGCCAGAGGCCGTAAATCTTGCTCAAACCGATCAGCCGGACGGCGTTCGCGACTGCCGCGGTGTCGAAGATCACCCGGTCGAACGCCTCGCCCTCCTTGAGGATGTAATCGACCATGCGGTCGAACATCGCGCTCTCCTCGAACGCCGGGTTCGTCGTCGCGATCTCGATGAACGGCCTCGCGTCGAGGGGGATGTCCGCCCATTTCAGGAACTCCTTCACCCGACC comes from the Thermoplasmata archaeon genome and includes:
- a CDS encoding ester cyclase, producing the protein MEQQELIELMTTLDDAWNKQDWPVFRRRHAEDTAVYWPGQPEPTRGRHNHEVEAKEFFKTFPDNHLINRPYKILFANEKGTHTCSIAEFSGTMKGPMKTADGKVIPPTGKSFHVEFCTVATWNEKGEITEERLFYDLVGLMRQVGLA
- a CDS encoding NAD-dependent epimerase/dehydratase family protein; translation: MNVFVAGATGVLGRRLVHRLAERGHHAVGLVRDDAGAKVVRSLGGEPRRASLFDPDGLARAAEGAEVVIRAATKIPTKLRTSPKDWAENDRIRIEGTKALTEAASRVHARAYVQESVVWAVRNPDGSPFDEDAPAVSDPVLASALEAERIARGAGARHGFAAATLRCGGFYGADAWHTRVMAEALSRGRPAMIRGTSPVWSVVHADDVAAAFVAASESPRSGVWHVVDDRPVALAHFLGSIATRLGAPPPTQMPAWIARLALGRYTAELLRSSFATSNARFRQDFGWRPAFPTCEQGLDEVVATMRAEGFPVRRA
- a CDS encoding acyl-CoA dehydrogenase family protein; translated protein: MVDFELTEEQRLLQKTAHEFAEREMRPVALEYDKKGEVPWDIIKKAHALGLDSAFIPEAYGGGGIDSTLTHVIVMEELNWGCAGMATGLIGAGLAYLPIIHMGTEDQKKRFLTRFTGPEARLGALCLTEPDAGSDVANISTTAVKKGKEWVLNGVKRFITNGGIADLHIVFATTDKERGYFGIRAFVVEHDTPGLKMGKVEDKMGVRASHTAEVILDDCRIPADNILGSDEGTAFYGAMKTLESSRPLVAAGAVGIARAAYEYALEYARRRKAFGSPIAKKQAIAFMLADMKTKIEAARLLVWRAAWMLDQGMPMNKEASIAKLLAADMAMEVTTDAVQILGGAGYMKDEPVEKWMRDAKIFQIWEGTSQIQRLVISREEIGEL
- a CDS encoding ArsA family ATPase; this translates as MRYIFTGGKGGVGKTAAAAGLAYHLASQGDRVLLASLNPVHSLSSLFGQSLSGGKVVEVKGAKNVHAVEVETSEVVERYRNSIRGRVKEFLKWADIPLDARPFIEIATTNPAFEESAMFDRMVDYILKEGEAFDRVIFDTAAVANAVRLIGLSKIYGLWLTRMIDSRKEALSMRVQLSFRKEKVMEEVKKDPLMADLISMNERFEKAKGVLVDPERTAFFFVTLPLALPIAVVRRFIGMVQKFNIPIGGVIVNEVLRPEVALQEGAGEYLANKYHEQTGYMKVLYRDLGPLVRAYIPLYSSEVAGVDMVRRVSEDLMSYTPPFAAELAGAA
- a CDS encoding SCP2 sterol-binding domain-containing protein, which translates into the protein MVQYFSEAFFDEVANRLNVDPEWAKKASTVTTKIVLTCTDRNASFLLDIANGMVSAAPVAPDVPAEFKFEGTYDAWTQLGKGERDFQGLVLGGRIRFRGSMPKVMALTGQLNRITQVAQQVPKEF
- a CDS encoding metalloregulator ArsR/SmtB family transcription factor; this translates as MKAFKLIKDPEAFQLLGDETRRRVIYLLRAKEMTVSQIAGELNLTPQAIYHHIRKLRDAGMVEVAREERVDHFIETYYRATAEIFNMSHGESVPSAYAEAKTTEALQALEKIGIRMRQDPQVVSAIVDTEKRMEAIGENAERSELIAGLEDVDFFVKQYVQHLAKLLSMSDEEFAEYLNLARDQRKQLKSLVEEPASVEAPRAP